A DNA window from Halomicrobium mukohataei DSM 12286 contains the following coding sequences:
- a CDS encoding lysylphosphatidylglycerol synthase transmembrane domain-containing protein, whose protein sequence is MSDDAGGIGDLFDRRTVVQIVLGFAVAGLVLSVLVEFVGTRNVLDRLATADLRWLAMGCLSTLLCLTFWGKAWQIVLDVAGVRESFRRLVVTYYAATFANYVTPLGQAGGEPFIAYVLSRDTDASYEDALASVVTADLLNLFPFVTFSGVGFAALLYQSSLPAVLEPLAVALFAVALGVPVLAAVGWRYRLSLRRVGASVVVPIVRLLPRLTVDGLRSRLAELDEAFNRIATDRRALVRALGYSYVGWIFFALPLYFVAMAVGDAAIPLLLVFFIVPASTLGGLAPSPGGSGAVEAFLVILIVALTPIASDGATAISILYRVASYVFALLVGGAAAVFVLRRSYSNN, encoded by the coding sequence GTGAGCGACGACGCAGGCGGGATCGGTGACCTGTTCGACCGTCGGACAGTCGTCCAGATCGTCCTGGGGTTCGCCGTCGCCGGCCTCGTTCTCTCCGTGCTGGTCGAGTTCGTCGGGACGCGCAACGTCCTCGATCGGCTGGCGACGGCGGACCTGCGCTGGCTGGCGATGGGCTGTCTCTCGACGCTGCTCTGTCTCACGTTCTGGGGGAAAGCCTGGCAGATCGTCCTGGACGTGGCCGGCGTCCGCGAGTCGTTTCGCCGACTGGTCGTGACCTACTACGCCGCGACGTTCGCCAACTACGTGACGCCCCTGGGCCAGGCCGGGGGCGAGCCCTTCATCGCCTACGTCCTCTCGCGAGACACGGACGCCAGCTACGAGGACGCGCTGGCCTCGGTCGTCACGGCGGACCTGCTGAACCTCTTTCCGTTCGTCACCTTCTCCGGGGTGGGCTTTGCGGCCCTGCTCTACCAGTCGTCGCTGCCGGCAGTGCTGGAGCCACTCGCTGTGGCGCTGTTCGCCGTCGCGCTGGGAGTCCCGGTGCTCGCGGCGGTCGGCTGGCGCTACCGGCTGTCCCTGCGACGAGTCGGTGCCAGCGTCGTGGTCCCGATCGTCCGGCTCCTGCCGCGCCTGACCGTCGACGGGCTCCGGAGCCGCCTTGCGGAACTGGACGAGGCCTTCAATCGGATCGCGACGGACCGGAGAGCGCTCGTGCGGGCACTTGGCTACTCGTACGTCGGCTGGATCTTCTTCGCGCTCCCGCTGTACTTCGTCGCGATGGCCGTCGGCGACGCGGCGATCCCGCTCTTGCTCGTCTTCTTCATCGTCCCCGCGAGCACGCTGGGCGGACTCGCGCCCTCGCCGGGAGGCTCGGGCGCGGTCGAGGCGTTCCTGGTGATTCTGATCGTCGCGCTCACGCCGATCGCCAGCGACGGAGCAACCGCCATCTCGATTCTCTACCGGGTCGCGAGCTACGTCTTCGCGCTCCTCGTGGGCGGCGCGGCCGCGGTGTTCGTGCTCCGTCGGAGCTATAGTAACAATTGA
- the hemC gene encoding hydroxymethylbilane synthase: MTTATTVRLATRGSDLALRQAATVTETLEARGYTVEIVEVETTGDQIRDELIHRLGKTGAFVRSLDEQVVDGEVDAAVHSMKDVPTEQPEELVVAGVPQRESPDDVLVTPDGATVDELPDGATVGTSSLRRKAQLLAERPDLDVQPLRGNVDTRIEKLLAPTLQSEHEERSEAEKEQKEKVDDEEYEFPYEQDVETWFDGLTEIERQALGREVETAYDAVVLARAGLERAGLLHHVEYQSLPTGTFVPAPGQGALAVTATDDEFARELNDALDHPRSRAETTVERTVLDELGGGCVAPLGVHAILQGSVIRTTVRVLDQAGEREVAATRDLSADRHVDDARAFAADLAEQGGADLIEQAKRAGEGGDAATAQGAGDE; this comes from the coding sequence ATGACTACAGCGACGACGGTGCGACTGGCGACGCGGGGCTCGGACCTGGCCCTGCGTCAGGCCGCGACCGTCACCGAGACGCTCGAAGCGCGGGGGTACACGGTCGAGATCGTCGAGGTAGAGACGACAGGCGATCAGATCCGGGACGAACTGATCCACCGGCTGGGCAAGACCGGCGCGTTCGTCCGCAGCCTCGACGAACAGGTCGTCGACGGCGAGGTCGACGCCGCCGTCCACTCGATGAAAGACGTGCCGACCGAACAGCCCGAGGAGCTGGTCGTCGCTGGCGTGCCCCAGCGGGAATCACCCGACGACGTGCTGGTGACGCCGGACGGAGCCACCGTCGATGAGCTGCCCGACGGCGCGACCGTCGGCACGTCGAGCCTCCGTCGAAAGGCCCAGCTGCTGGCCGAGCGACCGGATCTCGACGTGCAACCGCTCCGTGGCAACGTCGACACGCGCATCGAGAAGCTGCTCGCGCCGACCCTCCAGTCCGAACACGAGGAGCGCAGCGAGGCCGAGAAAGAGCAAAAAGAGAAGGTCGACGACGAGGAGTACGAATTCCCGTACGAGCAGGACGTAGAGACGTGGTTCGACGGGCTCACCGAGATCGAACGGCAGGCGCTGGGCCGCGAGGTCGAGACGGCGTACGACGCCGTCGTCCTCGCTCGCGCGGGCCTGGAACGGGCCGGACTGCTCCACCACGTCGAGTACCAGTCGCTCCCGACCGGGACGTTCGTCCCCGCGCCCGGCCAGGGGGCGCTGGCGGTCACCGCGACCGACGACGAGTTCGCACGGGAACTCAACGACGCCCTCGACCACCCGCGCTCGCGGGCGGAGACGACCGTCGAGCGGACCGTCCTCGACGAGCTGGGCGGGGGGTGTGTCGCACCGCTGGGCGTCCACGCGATCTTGCAGGGCAGCGTGATCCGGACGACCGTGCGCGTCCTCGACCAGGCGGGCGAGCGGGAGGTCGCCGCCACGCGTGACCTCTCGGCGGATCGCCACGTCGACGACGCGCGAGCGTTCGCCGCCGATCTGGCGGAACAGGGTGGAGCAGACCTCATCGAGCAAGCCAAGCGAGCGGGCGAGGGCGGCGACGCGGCGACGGCCCAGGGAGCCGGCGACGAATGA
- the cobA gene encoding uroporphyrinogen-III C-methyltransferase: MSDDTGEGEATGTVHLVGSGPGDPELLTVKAKRLLETADVVLHDKLPGPEIIGMIPEAKREDVGKRAGGEWTPQEYTNRRLVELAREGKDVVRLKGGDPTVFGRGGEELVHLARHGVPVEIVPGITSAVAGPAAAGIPVTHRDHASSVSFVTGHEDPTKAESAVDWAALAATGGTIVVLMGVGKLPDYTAALREAGMDPETPVALIERATWPGQQVATGTLDSIVSARDAAGIEPPAITVIGDVAATRADVLEFLVGADREPENEAVDDGGDGDA; encoded by the coding sequence ATGAGCGACGACACGGGCGAGGGCGAAGCGACCGGGACGGTCCACCTCGTCGGCTCCGGCCCCGGCGATCCGGAACTGCTGACGGTGAAGGCCAAGCGACTGCTCGAAACGGCCGACGTGGTGTTACACGACAAGCTCCCCGGTCCGGAGATCATCGGCATGATCCCCGAGGCGAAACGCGAGGACGTGGGCAAGCGCGCGGGCGGCGAGTGGACGCCCCAGGAGTACACGAACCGTCGCCTCGTGGAGCTGGCCCGCGAGGGCAAGGACGTGGTGCGGCTCAAGGGCGGGGATCCCACGGTGTTTGGCCGCGGCGGCGAGGAGCTCGTCCACCTCGCACGGCACGGCGTTCCGGTCGAGATCGTCCCCGGAATCACGTCGGCCGTCGCCGGTCCGGCGGCCGCCGGCATCCCGGTCACCCACCGCGACCACGCGTCGTCGGTGTCGTTCGTCACCGGCCACGAAGACCCCACGAAAGCGGAGTCGGCCGTCGACTGGGCGGCACTCGCCGCGACCGGCGGCACCATCGTCGTGCTGATGGGCGTCGGCAAGCTGCCCGACTACACGGCCGCGCTCCGCGAGGCCGGCATGGACCCCGAGACACCGGTCGCGCTGATCGAGCGCGCGACGTGGCCGGGCCAGCAGGTCGCGACGGGGACCCTCGACAGTATCGTCTCCGCCCGCGACGCGGCCGGCATCGAGCCGCCAGCGATCACCGTCATCGGCGACGTAGCGGCGACGCGCGCGGACGTCCTGGAGTTCCTCGTCGGAGCCGATCGGGAGCCGGAGAACGAGGCGGTCGACGACGGCGGTGACGGCGATGCGTGA
- a CDS encoding CDP-2,3-bis-(O-geranylgeranyl)-sn-glycerol synthase produces MDVLAIVATALWAMLPAYVPNNAAVLAGGGRPIDGGRSWGGRRLLGDGKTWRGTAAGTLAGTALALALNAVYEPVAATLGVVADPFPVVAGLGLALGAMVGDIGASFLKRRTGRERGAAFPGLDQLDFVVGALALATLFAPEWALATFRPSVLVAVVVITPLLHVVTNGIAYALGLKDEPW; encoded by the coding sequence ATGGACGTACTCGCGATCGTGGCGACGGCGCTGTGGGCGATGCTACCGGCGTACGTCCCCAACAACGCGGCCGTCCTCGCCGGAGGGGGACGGCCGATCGACGGGGGACGGAGCTGGGGGGGCCGGCGACTCCTCGGCGACGGGAAGACCTGGCGCGGGACCGCTGCCGGAACGCTCGCGGGGACGGCGCTGGCGCTGGCGCTCAACGCCGTCTACGAGCCGGTCGCCGCGACGCTGGGGGTCGTCGCCGACCCGTTCCCGGTGGTGGCCGGCCTGGGGCTGGCACTCGGTGCGATGGTCGGCGACATCGGCGCTTCGTTCCTCAAGCGTCGCACCGGTCGCGAACGCGGGGCGGCGTTCCCGGGGCTCGACCAGCTCGACTTCGTCGTCGGGGCGCTCGCACTGGCGACGCTGTTCGCACCCGAGTGGGCGCTGGCGACGTTTCGGCCGTCAGTACTGGTCGCAGTCGTCGTGATCACGCCGCTCTTGCACGTCGTCACCAACGGCATCGCGTACGCGCTGGGGCTGAAAGACGAGCCGTGGTGA
- a CDS encoding proline dehydrogenase family protein, translating to MIPPLARRFVAGETTAGALEHARQCNEEGIGVILNQLGEHYDRREPAKEAAATYESLVEEIDLAGLRACLSIKPSQLGLDVSEQLFESNLDSVVTHAAARDVFVWIDMEDHETTDATLDAFERLARQTDGGVGLCVQANLRRTPDDLERLADLPGKIRLVKGAYDPPPSIALQDKAEINQAYRDQLRYLFEHFQGEVAVGSHDPEMIDLAASLHDEYGTPYEVQMLMGVRDDAQRSLATDCEVWQYAPYGGEWLAYFYRRVAERKENALFALRAILS from the coding sequence ATGATTCCGCCACTGGCCCGGCGGTTCGTCGCGGGTGAGACGACCGCCGGAGCACTGGAGCACGCGCGACAGTGCAACGAGGAGGGGATCGGCGTCATCCTGAACCAGCTGGGTGAACACTACGACCGTCGCGAACCGGCCAAGGAGGCCGCCGCGACCTACGAGTCCCTCGTCGAGGAGATCGATCTGGCGGGGCTGCGCGCCTGCCTCTCGATCAAGCCCTCTCAGCTGGGTCTCGACGTGAGCGAGCAGCTCTTCGAGTCGAACCTCGACAGCGTCGTCACGCACGCCGCGGCCCGCGACGTGTTCGTCTGGATCGACATGGAGGACCACGAGACGACGGACGCGACGCTCGACGCCTTCGAGCGACTCGCCCGCCAGACCGACGGCGGCGTCGGGCTCTGCGTGCAGGCGAACCTCCGACGGACGCCCGACGACCTCGAACGGCTGGCCGATCTGCCGGGGAAGATCCGGCTCGTCAAGGGCGCGTACGATCCGCCGCCGTCGATCGCGCTCCAGGACAAGGCCGAGATCAATCAGGCCTACCGCGACCAGTTGCGATACCTCTTCGAGCACTTCCAGGGCGAGGTCGCCGTCGGCAGCCACGACCCGGAGATGATCGACCTCGCCGCGTCGCTGCACGACGAGTACGGGACGCCGTACGAGGTCCAGATGCTGATGGGCGTTCGCGACGACGCCCAGCGCTCGCTGGCGACGGACTGCGAGGTCTGGCAGTACGCTCCCTACGGCGGCGAG
- a CDS encoding ketopantoate reductase family protein has translation MEIVVFGAGSLGSLIGGLLARSHDVTLVGREPHVGTVERSGLAIEGAIDAHVRPAAGTTSPAAADLAVVTVTAGDTDAAAAALSDTALDACLSLQNGMGNEATLAERLGCPVLAGTCTYGARLTEPGVVACTGVGEVVLGPREGGRSEPADRAGAAFTDAGVETTVADDMPRRLWEKLAVNAGINATTALARVPNGALVDGPARRVAERAARETAAVAREHGVDLPDERAAQIAMQVATDTAANRSSMLQDVADGRQTEIDAISGYVVERSGGVAVPVNETLTALVRAWEDENSTGRRYSSH, from the coding sequence ATGGAGATCGTCGTCTTCGGAGCGGGCAGTCTCGGCAGTCTGATCGGGGGGCTGCTGGCACGCAGCCACGACGTGACTCTGGTCGGGCGCGAGCCACACGTCGGGACGGTCGAGCGGTCGGGGCTGGCGATCGAGGGCGCGATCGACGCGCACGTGAGGCCGGCCGCGGGGACTACATCGCCCGCCGCGGCAGACCTCGCCGTCGTGACGGTCACGGCCGGCGACACCGACGCCGCCGCCGCGGCGCTCTCTGACACGGCACTCGACGCCTGCCTCTCGCTGCAAAACGGCATGGGCAACGAGGCGACGCTCGCCGAGCGACTGGGCTGTCCCGTCCTCGCGGGCACCTGCACCTACGGCGCACGCCTGACCGAGCCCGGCGTGGTCGCGTGTACCGGCGTCGGCGAGGTCGTGCTGGGTCCCCGCGAGGGCGGCCGCTCCGAGCCGGCCGACCGCGCTGGGGCGGCGTTTACCGACGCCGGTGTCGAGACCACCGTCGCCGACGACATGCCGCGACGGCTCTGGGAGAAGCTGGCGGTCAACGCCGGAATCAACGCCACGACGGCGCTGGCCCGCGTCCCCAACGGCGCGCTCGTCGACGGTCCGGCACGGCGGGTCGCCGAGCGCGCTGCACGGGAAACGGCGGCCGTGGCCCGCGAACACGGCGTCGATCTGCCGGACGAGCGGGCCGCCCAGATAGCGATGCAGGTGGCTACGGACACCGCCGCGAACCGCTCCTCGATGTTGCAGGACGTGGCCGACGGACGACAGACCGAGATCGACGCGATCAGCGGCTACGTCGTAGAGCGGTCTGGGGGTGTGGCGGTCCCCGTCAACGAGACGCTGACCGCGCTCGTGCGGGCGTGGGAAGACGAGAACAGTACGGGACGACGCTATAGTAGCCATTGA
- a CDS encoding uroporphyrinogen-III synthase, which translates to MREEPRLSVAVFRPDDERTTQAVELLESLGADPVPDPMLAVEATGATPRSDADYVVLTSKTGVELATEAGWDPGDATVCAIGRPTADVLEDAGYAVDLVPEEYSSTGLVAALEESVDGARVEVARSDHGSAVLTDGLEAAGAYVHETILYRLVRPEGAGASTERAAAGDLDAALFTSSLTVRHFLAAADERGIRADAVEGLNDAVVGAIGEPTRQTATDAGIDVDVVPDTADFETLATTAVEAAAPSHRE; encoded by the coding sequence ATGCGTGAGGAACCGCGGCTCAGCGTCGCCGTGTTCCGCCCCGACGACGAGCGGACCACCCAGGCCGTCGAGTTGCTGGAGTCGCTCGGTGCCGACCCGGTCCCGGACCCGATGCTCGCCGTCGAGGCGACCGGGGCGACGCCCCGATCCGACGCGGACTACGTCGTCCTCACGAGCAAGACCGGCGTCGAACTGGCCACAGAGGCCGGGTGGGACCCCGGCGACGCGACAGTCTGTGCGATCGGCCGGCCGACCGCAGACGTGCTCGAAGACGCCGGCTACGCGGTCGATCTGGTGCCCGAGGAGTACTCCTCGACCGGACTGGTCGCCGCGCTCGAAGAGAGCGTCGACGGCGCGCGCGTCGAGGTGGCGCGCTCGGATCACGGCTCGGCGGTCCTGACCGACGGACTGGAAGCGGCCGGCGCGTACGTCCACGAGACGATCCTCTACCGACTCGTCCGGCCAGAGGGGGCCGGAGCGTCGACGGAGCGTGCGGCGGCCGGCGACCTCGACGCCGCACTGTTCACCTCCTCGCTGACCGTTCGACACTTCCTCGCTGCGGCCGACGAGCGAGGAATTCGAGCGGACGCTGTCGAGGGGCTGAACGACGCCGTCGTCGGCGCGATCGGCGAGCCGACCCGACAGACGGCCACGGACGCGGGCATCGACGTCGACGTCGTTCCCGACACCGCCGACTTCGAGACACTGGCGACGACGGCGGTCGAGGCGGCCGCGCCGAGTCACCGCGAGTGA
- a CDS encoding sulfatase produces MTGADGTNVLFVVLDTVRKDHLSAYGYDEPTTPTLEAFAEEAAVFEHAVAPAPWTLPVHASLFTGLYPSEHEATQEDPYLDGATTLAESLSAAGYDTACYSSNAWITPYTNLTAGFDDHDNFFQIMPSELLSGPLARIWQTMNDSDTLRGVADRMVQLGNKFHEYFASEGGGDTKTPAVIDKTMDFIDDSENFFTFINLMDAHLPYHPPEEYVEQFAPGVDSAEVCQNSKEFNCGARDIDDAEWDDIEGLYDAEIRHIDDQLDRLFTHLKETGQWDETMVVVAADHGELHGEHGLYGHEFCIYDPLVNVPCMVKHPEIEPERDDETVVELVDLYHSVLDATGVAGDGVSLDPARSLLSTEYREFAGTASNGAGAHGPRGDVGFVEYHQPVVELRQLEGKASAAGIALETDSRFYSRMGAARSPEGKYIHCTRIPDEAYRIDSDPGETEDRAGSDDELLVDLEAELSDFVDRVDADWPDEADGTDGEVLDSMDDDAKDRLKDLGYID; encoded by the coding sequence ATGACTGGTGCGGACGGGACGAACGTGCTCTTCGTCGTGCTCGATACGGTCCGCAAGGACCACCTCTCGGCGTACGGGTACGACGAGCCGACGACTCCGACCCTGGAGGCGTTCGCCGAGGAAGCGGCGGTCTTCGAACACGCCGTTGCGCCGGCCCCCTGGACCCTGCCGGTCCACGCCTCCCTGTTTACGGGGCTGTACCCCTCCGAACACGAGGCCACACAGGAGGACCCCTATCTCGACGGGGCGACCACGCTGGCCGAGTCGCTGTCGGCGGCCGGCTACGACACGGCCTGTTACTCCTCGAACGCCTGGATCACGCCCTACACGAACCTCACCGCGGGGTTCGACGACCACGACAACTTCTTCCAGATCATGCCCAGCGAACTCCTCTCGGGGCCGCTGGCCCGGATCTGGCAGACGATGAACGACAGCGACACCCTGCGGGGCGTCGCCGATCGGATGGTCCAGCTGGGCAACAAGTTCCACGAGTACTTCGCCTCCGAGGGCGGGGGCGACACGAAGACCCCCGCCGTGATCGACAAGACGATGGACTTCATCGACGACTCGGAGAACTTCTTCACGTTCATCAACCTGATGGACGCCCACCTCCCCTACCACCCGCCCGAGGAGTACGTCGAGCAGTTCGCGCCCGGCGTCGACTCGGCCGAGGTGTGCCAGAACTCCAAGGAGTTCAACTGCGGCGCTCGCGACATCGACGACGCGGAGTGGGACGACATCGAGGGGCTGTACGACGCCGAGATCCGCCACATCGACGACCAGCTCGACCGGCTCTTTACCCACCTCAAGGAGACCGGCCAGTGGGACGAGACGATGGTCGTCGTAGCGGCCGACCACGGCGAACTGCACGGCGAACACGGCCTCTACGGCCACGAGTTCTGCATCTACGATCCGCTGGTGAACGTCCCCTGCATGGTCAAGCACCCCGAGATCGAGCCCGAACGCGACGACGAGACGGTCGTCGAACTCGTCGACCTGTATCACTCCGTGCTGGACGCGACCGGCGTCGCGGGCGACGGCGTCTCGCTCGATCCCGCTCGCTCCCTGCTCTCGACGGAGTATCGCGAGTTCGCCGGGACGGCCTCGAACGGTGCGGGCGCACACGGCCCCCGCGGTGACGTGGGCTTCGTCGAGTACCACCAGCCGGTCGTCGAGCTCCGCCAGCTGGAGGGGAAAGCCAGCGCGGCCGGCATCGCCCTGGAGACGGACTCGCGGTTCTACTCTCGGATGGGCGCGGCCCGTTCGCCCGAGGGCAAGTACATCCACTGTACGCGCATCCCGGACGAGGCGTACCGGATCGACAGCGACCCCGGCGAGACCGAGGACCGTGCGGGCAGTGACGACGAACTGCTGGTCGACCTCGAAGCGGAGCTCTCCGACTTCGTCGACCGCGTCGACGCCGACTGGCCCGACGAGGCCGACGGCACCGACGGCGAGGTGCTGGACTCGATGGACGACGACGCGAAGGATCGCCTGAAAGACCTGGGCTACATCGACTGA